In Zonotrichia leucophrys gambelii isolate GWCS_2022_RI chromosome 11, RI_Zleu_2.0, whole genome shotgun sequence, the genomic window TCAGAGCTCACATTATGGCAAAAATGGGAGGGCTCAGCAGGATGGGAAGCAGCTTGTGTCACCAGCCACAGGACAGTGGCAGTGgccaagagctgcagcagccaccagcacttACGCCTTCCTCTCCTCGTCCATCCTGTTGATCTGCCCGCCGACAAACACCCGGATTTTGCACTTTCCCCAGCGCTTCTTGCGCCCCAGCAGGTAGGGGATGAGCAGTGTGAGACCTGGCCCCAGAACACCCAGTGGGAATGCAGCAGTGACCCCCAGGCTCACCAGTGCTTCCTTCCTTGGTGCCAAGGGCCAGGGATGCCCTGGCACCATTTGGCAGGACTGAGCTCTCCTAAGCACCACAATGGAGGTGCTGGGCTCACATTATCTGGACAGATAGAAGGTGAAGGTTACCTCCATCATCAAAGAGCCAGTAAATGTCAATGGTCTTCTTGCCCTGCTTGCTCTGGAAGATGGTGCTTGCCTGCTGCTCACTGGCCAAGGTGGTGGGGTCTGCTGCTGGGGCAAGAGCGTCCTGGTATCAGCAAAGGGCACCACCAGCCACAGATTAAAGGCATCACTTCTTCCTGGTCCCAGCGCTGCTCCCCAGGGTTTGAAACCCCCACCCTGCCTGCAAAATAATCCTCAGaactggggatgctctgggtgGTCACAAGCCAGGACCAACCTAcctgtgcctggggctgctctgctgccagtgccATTCTTGGGGTGCTCTGCTGCCTCAAACGTGGGGTTAactgaggagggaggagaagagcaagggcagcacagcagtgcctcactgtccccatccctttGATCCCAGCACAGGAGTGACGTCCTGCCAGGACTGTGGCCTTTGTCTGGGGACATGGTGCTGGCTGGCACACCCCACAGCTCCATGACTCTGTGTATCCCTGGCCAACCAAAGCCACCTACCATGTGCCTGCAGCACTCGGGAAACGTTCAGCCCTTCCTTCATCCGCATTACACACACGCCGTACTTGAAATCGAACGCGTCgctggaaggagggaggagagggagttAATGGAGGGTGCACTCTCAGCCCAGCTGGACCCTGAGCACGTGACTGCAGCCGTCAGTGAGGCCACCAGCAGgtgccagtgtccccaggagGTGGAGGAGCCAGTGTGGCCGTACTGCAGGATGCCCACGTAGTCCTCCAGGCTCTCGGGAGATGCCGTCCGCCAGTTCCTCTTGTAGCCCAGCACTAAGATGTTAGGTCTCATCTTCCCGAGGCCAGCAGCCTATGGATACATGTCCCCATGAGTCCCCGCTgcagggacagatggacacaggtGGTGTCAGTCCACTTGATGGGGGAGCAACACAAATGGGGGTGCCTGGAGATCGTGGAGAGAGGTCAGAACTCCCCCAAGCTGTGACAAAGAGGAGGGACCCTGCTGCTGGAAGGCCAGTGATGGCTGTACCTGGATGAGCATTTGGACACCACTTCTCAAATCCTCAGCCACCACATCTGTGTAGAAAGCCTTGATCTTCCTCTTCATTAGCCACTTAGTGTGGCCATCTGCCATCAGCCGGGACTCCGGCATCTTCTGCTTCCGCGGGCCCTGCAGGAAtcaggagcaggagctcaggcagCCCTTTCCAACTGCAACAAGTCTTGCCACCAAGGAATTCCAGCTCCTCTCTTCCCAAATCATTGGCAAGAGGTGGATGTAACCACTGCACACATGGGAGGTGGCAATCACAGCGAAGAAAACCAGTGAATCCAGGGAGTCAACAGCCAGTGCACACAATCCCAACAGTCCTGTGGGTGCAGATGAGCTGGTTCTTACTGCACCCAATTGCTCTGGAGCCTTCAGGGCTGCAGAACCCCCTTGTTCTCTGAGCAACTACTTCATCCTTCCAAATCTTCTGCAATTAATTGGCAAAGGGAAGCCATAAGCCCACAGGGACATTCTGATGCTTCACCAATATTGCTTAATAACTCAGAGGGGCTTCcagttgacacatttcatcaTCCAGCAGCACACAAGTGGGCACATTTCAACCTCCACCCTGTATCCAGCAGGATACAACTGGATTTCCCAGCCCACCACCCACTGGTAGCGAGAGCCCCCCAGGACAAGGAcccaaccagctcctgcaggtgaCTCACAATCAGCACGTTGCCACAGAGCATCAGGCTGAGGTTCTTGGTGAAGGTCCCCACAAAATCCACCAGTGCTGGGCGGAAGTTGGGTGGGCCAGTCAGCACCAGGCACTGTGGTCtgcaggaagggggaaaagggagtaAGGAATAGTACTTTGGAGGTATCCAGCCCTTTTGGAATGAGCCATGTTTCTTCTCCCATGCTTGGCCAGTGGCACCTATAGGGAGCACCTTTAGAATGAGAAAACACTATGTGGCCTGAGGATCTGGTCTCACTCTTTGGTTATTTTATAGCAGATGAGACCAATGTGTCTGTGTCTGCCTGGTACACGGATGGCAGGGTTTGCCCAGTTTTCTACCTTACATGGTGCAGACATGGGATTTTGGAGACATACATATTTTGCTGTAGCTCCTGGTTACTGAGGGTGGTGGTGAGGGTGTGGCCATGGGCATGATGCCTCCCTGGGTTTaaaggaggcaggagctggctctTTATCCCactccctccatgcccagcgCTGCAATGAGCTGCCCTTGCCTGTAGTTCTTGATGTGCTCATCCACTTCGCTCAGCCCCACTGAGTAGTTGAGGGCCATGTTGTAGGAGCTGGCTTGCATGGAGGAGCCCCAGTTGACATCTGCATGGGGAGGATGGATTAGCAACAGGGCCAGACACCTTCTGGGGCATCACCAGTGCCAGGTTACCGCCACCCACCTGGCTTTTTGTAGAGGACATATCCCAGGAGGAAGATGACGATGCCGAAGGCAATGAGGGCTGCCCACCAGGTCAGCAGGAACATGATCACCACCGAGACAGCAGCTCCAAAGAGTGCAGCCCACTTGCTGTAATACCGAAAGGAGGGTCGCCAGCCTGCAcgcaaacacacacacagagagccgCTGCCGGGAGGGGGAGCCGCACCGGGAGCCACCGCCGCAGGGCACGGCAGGCGGGGCACAGCCCACCTGGGGAGTTGGTGATGGAGGCGTGGAAGCAGCTGAAGTTGATGAGGGCGTaggagcagaggaagaagttggAGATGATAGGGGCGATGGCATTGAGCTCGGCTGTGGGAGGGGGAGAAAGAGAGCGAGCTGTCAGTGGTGGAGACTGAGCCACCCTGCTGGTGGCGGGCTGCAGGAGGGTACCGGGGCAGCAAGCACCCACCGATGAGGATGAAGCCAACAGCAATGACATAGGTGAGCAGGTAGCCACGGATGGGCTCGCTGTTCCTCCCATAGCCCTTCCCAAAGAAGCCAATGAGAGGATAGAGCTGGTCCTTGCAGAGACACTGCAAAGAGAGACtcagtggggacagcaggctTTGCCAGGGACATGGGATGGCAGTGTCATGGTGGCTCCTGCATCCCTAAGAGCAAGGGCCAAACTGGAGCCATGCCCTGTGTTGACAGCAGCATCCTCcttgccccagggctgctcacagATGCAGAGCCCTGCACCAAGGAGCATCACCCACTGCtgagctcagggagaggagctggggcgTGCAGACACCACCCCCTCACCTGGAAGACTTTGGGGGCTGAGACAAGGCAGGCCAATGCTGAGGAGAGGGTAGCACCAAAGATTCCTGCTGTAATGAGGGGGCCAAATCCAGACACCATGCTCATGCTCTGCATGAAAACCAGGGGATCAGGAACCCCAGCATCTCTGGTACACCAACCTCCACCCCAACCCTGAGGGATTTCCACCCCTAGGCCCcatcctgctgcatttcctttaCTATTATCCAGGCAGCAAAGTCCAGCCACATCCAAAAGCCCACTCCCTGGTGCCTTCCTGTTAAAAAATGGCTGTTTCAAGAGCATGGGTGCCCCCCAGGATggcagggaggtgccaggcatgcagctgcctgggaaaaCCATCCATTGCCACACAGACCTGAGCAGGAACAGGGGCTGGCCATGGTTCTGAGCAGTACCTGGTAGTAGTTGCTGAGCCCATATCGGCAGCTCTGCTGTTGGGCACAGGCAGTGAAGTTCCAGCCAAAGCTGCAGGccagcccctcacagcctgGAGAACCCACGGCCACGCTGTCGTTCAGGCTGCCTGAGGCATCTCGCACCACACAGGCACctgggggacacacagggccagagcagggctggcacctctCCATGGTTTCAGGaagcccagccccaaatcccattgccTGTGACAACTCCCAGGTCCCtcatggggctttgagcaatgCCAGGAGCTCCACTGCCCACCCAAGATGACTTTGCCCCATGTGGGGGTAGGAACAGGGTCTGGAACCTGTGGCACTCACACTGGGATATCAATGCCAGTGTCCACAGCTTGCTACTGGCTCCTACACATCTGATTCCTCCCAGGCTACCTATTTTGGGTAGGGGCCAGTCcacccacccagcccctctTACCAATGGTAGCAGAAAGCACCAGGTAGGACATCGTGGTCCAGAAGATGGCCATCAAGGTGCCCTTGGGGATGGCCACAGCAGGATCCTGCCCAAGGGAGTTGCAGAGATATGTAAGACAGctttccagcagcagtgctAATGTAGGCAGCTTATTTGTGGCTGCTGTACAGGAGGAATTTTAATTCACTGTATTACAAAGCCACAGAACATCTCCTGGCTGAGCCCAAAGTTTCcataagaaataaaacaaaatccaaaggTTGGCTCAAAATGAAagccacagggaaaaaaagggcttgAGCCCTGAGAAACACTGGCTCAGGCAGCAAGAGTCACAACTCACCTTCAGGTCACCTGAAATGTTGGCCCCAGCCAGGATGCCGGTTGCGGATGGGAAGAAGATGGAAAACAAGCCAAAGAAGGAGCCCTCAGGTCCACGCCAGTTGGGCACAAAGTTCTGAGCAAAGATATCAGCTggggaggaagcagaggagaagcATTTAAGGCCTCTTGGCTACTTTTTTCCTGGCTAAAGCACATTAGCACTAGCTCGGTGCTCTCCCCAAATTGCAGCAAAGAGCCAGGCTCCAGAGATGCACTTGGACCTGCTGAGTGCAATCCCAGACTGTGGTGGACCCACCTCGGTAGCTGAAGAAGCCCTTTGCTTGCTTCTCAGCAGTGGCTGGGATAACTGTCCCCACCAGGTAGTTAATGAAGGAAACCAGGATGACCAGGAAGAACAGTATCTGTGCCTGCCAGACCAGAAAGAGCCAGCTGAAGAACTGGGCATTGGGGCACAGAAAGAGTGAAGAATGCATTTGGAGAAATCCATGCCCGTTTTTGGGGAGCTACAGGCATCTGCTCCTCAGATGCCTGgtggccagcagggacagctcttaTCGGcccaggagaaaaatgtgagcaggagagagggtTACCTTGGCTTCCCATTCCATGCCAGCCAGGGAAATGCCCAGCAGCACCGTCACAGTGATGACCCCAATGATTCGGATGTCATTGGTGGGGTCCACGATGAGGGAATTGTGCTCCTGAGGAAAGGGAACTATTCACAACATGGAAATAACACTCTTTCTAACCAAACCACGTTTCTTCTGAGTTTTAGCAGCCACTGTTTGATTATCAGTGGTCCAATGGTAATGCAAATATTGATAATCAACACAGGTTGTGCAAGGAGAAGGCGGGGATGGAGGGGtaggggggacattgggacccagagctgctctcctaCCTGCAGCAGGTCCCGGACAGTTTCAGCAAAGCCCACTGTGTGCATGGCCACGGCCACGGCGTTTGCAAAGGCAAAGATCAGCCCGATGGAGCCTCCCAGCTCGGGCCCCAGGCTCCGTGAGATGAGGAAGTAGGTGCCTCCTGAGGCAGGGAACACCCATGGCATTACTGCTTCCCCCatgttttggggttcccccacACCTCACAGCCCATGCCAGGAGTCACATccatggggcagccccaggatAAAGAGACCCCTGGAGTGGCTGGGAAGGAACACACTACCTGACTTCACTTTGCCATTGGTGGATATGGCAGAGATGGACAAGCCGGTTATGGTggtcactgtcacagacatgaGGATGATGAGCCACGTCAGGGCTGTGGGGAAAGGGCATTGCTTCACTGCGGTACCCCCAGCCTTCCCTAGAGTCCCACCACCCCCCAGGTGTCTGGGTGATGATGGGCCCAGTGCCACTGTCCAGCCCACGGTGAACCACAGCACCCACCGATTCCTGCCTGGGCGGTGATCCAGGGCAAGCGCAAGTAGAGGATAACTCCCCAAATGTTCAGCATGCAGCGGATCTGAGTGGGACAGAGGGGACCTGGCCATCAGGGCATTGGCACCTGGGGATGGCCAAACcatgccagctctgctgctcctcagagaaAACCATCCCgcagaggagggcagggaatTGCTCAAAGCACATGTGCTTGCAAAAATATAGACACTGGGGAAAATGCAACAAGGGTAAAATGCTTACAAGGTAGGAGGGCAGGAGGATGCTCATGGGGGATGGTCACACTCACCATGACGCCCTTCACCCAGCCAAAGCGGACAGGTTCTGGCTCGGagtctctgcctggctccccTTCCGCCTCCTCCAGGCCAGCCTCCGGCCCGGCCTCTGGCAGCccattgctgtgctgcaggtccGACACCGGCGTGCGAAGGCGGCTTGGGTCAGGCTGTGGGACGAGGGGAAGGCAGGTGAGGGCGGACTTCAGGCAGCTGTCCCTGGCGGCAATGCTCTGGCTGAGCACACAGCTGGATTCTCTGGCTTCTCTCAGGGCCTTCTTGGGGATATGCAGTTGGCACAGCACCAGTTATGGCACCAAGAGGCAGGAGACAGTGACCCACCAGACACTTTGCAGGGACCGGCATGGCCAGGGGATGCCAGAGATGCTATGGGTACAGCCAAGCCCCCTGTTACCTTGAGGATGGAGTGCAGGTCAGCCAGCGAGGGCCTGCCCTTCCTGGGGTCGCCCACCCCCTTGCTGTTGGCGTAGTGCTCGTAGGCTGGCACCACATCCACCGTGTTGTAGCCGAAGGTCCTGGTGCAGAGGGTGCTGCTGGACAGCTGGGTGGGCTGGGCGCTGTCGCAGTTGGAGCCCTCAGTGGGTGTGTAGGGACCCCGGCCCCCCTCCTCCATGCCCAGGAGGGTGCTGATGGTGAAGCGGCCGCTGCAGCGGGCTGGGGACACATCTGGGATGGGCAGCTCGGCCATTGCCCCTGGCCAGCAGCCTgccaggtggggacagggtggaGAGGGGCTTGCCGGCTTTATACCCCGCAAAACCGGAGCGAGGTGACCGGCACACACCCACCACTGATGCTAATAGAGGAAAGGAATCAGCCTGAACCACCTCGAGCTggtcagggggaaaaaaatagctggAAGGGATACCAAAACCACCATAATGGGCATCACTGCCTCCCAGCGCTCGATGGGGGCAGCGATAACGGATTTGAGATTAAGTCCCAAGGACAGATCAGCAGAGAAATGCAGCGCTGAGTTTGCCTCCGGCCCCAGCCCAGGAACATTCAGTTCACAGGGATTTATTATGGAAAAAGGGAGCAAGACTCCCACGCACCCTCGCCCTTCCCTGGGATACTGCCCCAGACCCGTCAGATCTCGTAAATCATCCTGGCTGGTCTCCAAGGTGCTGCCTGTAGCACTGAGCTGGGCCGGATGTGGGCAGGGGAACAGCACCTTTATCTCACAGTGAAACCAGGGGGAAGGCGGGAGTGTGACATCAAGGGATCTGAGGGATGCTCCCACTGGAACTCAGATTCCAGGCTGCTGGAGAAGACAGCGTCTTTGCTtgtccagggctgggagctggcagctctcagtaccaggcagcagagatgccCATGGTTccacagcccctttcccctccaGATCCTGGGATAGGGTATcactgagcccccagggctcaGAACTGCCCCCAGTCCCATCCCTGAGTCAACAAGCCACTTAAACCCTTGCTCCCATCACACAAAACACGAGATGAAGCTGTGTGGCCATAACCCCACAGCGACAGGAGCTGAGGAAAGGGGGACGGACGGGTGCTTGTTTcactccccagcccctgtcACATGTGCCACCAAAGCAGTTACAGATAAGATCAGCAAAGACAGCAAACAAGGCCAGCAATAAAGTTCGAGGGCAGCCCATTGGAATT contains:
- the SLC12A3 gene encoding solute carrier family 12 member 3 isoform X2, whose protein sequence is MAELPIPDVSPARCSGRFTISTLLGMEEGGRGPYTPTEGSNCDSAQPTQLSSSTLCTRTFGYNTVDVVPAYEHYANSKGVGDPRKGRPSLADLHSILKPDPSRLRTPVSDLQHSNGLPEAGPEAGLEEAEGEPGRDSEPEPVRFGWVKGVMIRCMLNIWGVILYLRLPWITAQAGIALTWLIILMSVTVTTITGLSISAISTNGKVKSGGTYFLISRSLGPELGGSIGLIFAFANAVAVAMHTVGFAETVRDLLQEHNSLIVDPTNDIRIIGVITVTVLLGISLAGMEWEAKAQILFFLVILVSFINYLVGTVIPATAEKQAKGFFSYRADIFAQNFVPNWRGPEGSFFGLFSIFFPSATGILAGANISGDLKDPAVAIPKGTLMAIFWTTMSYLVLSATIGACVVRDASGSLNDSVAVGSPGCEGLACSFGWNFTACAQQQSCRYGLSNYYQCLCKDQLYPLIGFFGKGYGRNSEPIRGYLLTYVIAVGFILIAELNAIAPIISNFFLCSYALINFSCFHASITNSPGWRPSFRYYSKWAALFGAAVSVVIMFLLTWWAALIAFGIVIFLLGYVLYKKPDVNWGSSMQASSYNMALNYSVGLSEVDEHIKNYRPQCLVLTGPPNFRPALVDFVGTFTKNLSLMLCGNVLIGPRKQKMPESRLMADGHTKWLMKRKIKAFYTDVVAEDLRSGVQMLIQAAGLGKMRPNILVLGYKRNWRTASPESLEDYVGILHDAFDFKYGVCVMRMKEGLNVSRVLQAHVNPTFEAAEHPKNGTGSRAAPGTAADPTTLASEQQASTIFQSKQGKKTIDIYWLFDDGGLTLLIPYLLGRKKRWGKCKIRVFVGGQINRMDEERKAIVSLLSKFRLGFHEVHILPDINQKPRPEHIKRFDELIAPFRLNDGFKDEATVNEMRQGCPWKISDEEVDKNRAKSLRQVRLNEILRDYSRDAALIAITPPIGRKGRCPSSLYMAWLETLSQDLRPPIILTRGNQENVLTFYCQ
- the SLC12A3 gene encoding solute carrier family 12 member 3 isoform X3, with product MIRCMLNIWGVILYLRLPWITAQAGIALTWLIILMSVTVTTITGLSISAISTNGKVKSGGTYFLISRSLGPELGGSIGLIFAFANAVAVAMHTVGFAETVRDLLQEHNSLIVDPTNDIRIIGVITVTVLLGISLAGMEWEAKAQILFFLVILVSFINYLVGTVIPATAEKQAKGFFSYRADIFAQNFVPNWRGPEGSFFGLFSIFFPSATGILAGANISGDLKDPAVAIPKGTLMAIFWTTMSYLVLSATIGACVVRDASGSLNDSVAVGSPGCEGLACSFGWNFTACAQQQSCRYGLSNYYQSMSMVSGFGPLITAGIFGATLSSALACLVSAPKVFQCLCKDQLYPLIGFFGKGYGRNSEPIRGYLLTYVIAVGFILIAELNAIAPIISNFFLCSYALINFSCFHASITNSPGWRPSFRYYSKWAALFGAAVSVVIMFLLTWWAALIAFGIVIFLLGYVLYKKPDVNWGSSMQASSYNMALNYSVGLSEVDEHIKNYRPQCLVLTGPPNFRPALVDFVGTFTKNLSLMLCGNVLIGPRKQKMPESRLMADGHTKWLMKRKIKAFYTDVVAEDLRSGVQMLIQAAGLGKMRPNILVLGYKRNWRTASPESLEDYVGILHDAFDFKYGVCVMRMKEGLNVSRVLQAHVNPTFEAAEHPKNGTGSRAAPGTAADPTTLASEQQASTIFQSKQGKKTIDIYWLFDDGGLTLLIPYLLGRKKRWGKCKIRVFVGGQINRMDEERKAIVSLLSKFRLGFHEVHILPDINQKPRPEHIKRFDELIAPFRLNDGFKDEATVNEMRQGCPWKISDEEVDKNRAKSLRQVRLNEILRDYSRDAALIAITPPIGRKGRCPSSLYMAWLETLSQDLRPPIILTRGNQENVLTFYCQ
- the SLC12A3 gene encoding solute carrier family 12 member 3 isoform X1, encoding MAELPIPDVSPARCSGRFTISTLLGMEEGGRGPYTPTEGSNCDSAQPTQLSSSTLCTRTFGYNTVDVVPAYEHYANSKGVGDPRKGRPSLADLHSILKPDPSRLRTPVSDLQHSNGLPEAGPEAGLEEAEGEPGRDSEPEPVRFGWVKGVMIRCMLNIWGVILYLRLPWITAQAGIALTWLIILMSVTVTTITGLSISAISTNGKVKSGGTYFLISRSLGPELGGSIGLIFAFANAVAVAMHTVGFAETVRDLLQEHNSLIVDPTNDIRIIGVITVTVLLGISLAGMEWEAKAQILFFLVILVSFINYLVGTVIPATAEKQAKGFFSYRADIFAQNFVPNWRGPEGSFFGLFSIFFPSATGILAGANISGDLKDPAVAIPKGTLMAIFWTTMSYLVLSATIGACVVRDASGSLNDSVAVGSPGCEGLACSFGWNFTACAQQQSCRYGLSNYYQSMSMVSGFGPLITAGIFGATLSSALACLVSAPKVFQCLCKDQLYPLIGFFGKGYGRNSEPIRGYLLTYVIAVGFILIAELNAIAPIISNFFLCSYALINFSCFHASITNSPGWRPSFRYYSKWAALFGAAVSVVIMFLLTWWAALIAFGIVIFLLGYVLYKKPDVNWGSSMQASSYNMALNYSVGLSEVDEHIKNYRPQCLVLTGPPNFRPALVDFVGTFTKNLSLMLCGNVLIGPRKQKMPESRLMADGHTKWLMKRKIKAFYTDVVAEDLRSGVQMLIQAAGLGKMRPNILVLGYKRNWRTASPESLEDYVGILHDAFDFKYGVCVMRMKEGLNVSRVLQAHVNPTFEAAEHPKNGTGSRAAPGTAADPTTLASEQQASTIFQSKQGKKTIDIYWLFDDGGLTLLIPYLLGRKKRWGKCKIRVFVGGQINRMDEERKAIVSLLSKFRLGFHEVHILPDINQKPRPEHIKRFDELIAPFRLNDGFKDEATVNEMRQGCPWKISDEEVDKNRAKSLRQVRLNEILRDYSRDAALIAITPPIGRKGRCPSSLYMAWLETLSQDLRPPIILTRGNQENVLTFYCQ
- the SLC12A3 gene encoding solute carrier family 12 member 3 isoform X5 — its product is MAELPIPDVSPARCSGRFTISTLLGMEEGGRGPYTPTEGSNCDSAQPTQLSSSTLCTRTFGYNTVDVVPAYEHYANSKGVGDPRKGRPSLADLHSILKVTGGLAVPIASLASPGHAEAGPEAGLEEAEGEPGRDSEPEPVRFGWVKGVMIRCMLNIWGVILYLRLPWITAQAGIALTWLIILMSVTVTTITGLSISAISTNGKVKSGGTYFLISRSLGPELGGSIGLIFAFANAVAVAMHTVGFAETVRDLLQEHNSLIVDPTNDIRIIGVITVTVLLGISLAGMEWEAKAQILFFLVILVSFINYLVGTVIPATAEKQAKGFFSYRADIFAQNFVPNWRGPEGSFFGLFSIFFPSATGILAGANISGDLKDPAVAIPKGTLMAIFWTTMSYLVLSATIGACVVRDASGSLNDSVAVGSPGCEGLACSFGWNFTACAQQQSCRYGLSNYYQSMSMVSGFGPLITAGIFGATLSSALACLVSAPKVFQCLCKDQLYPLIGFFGKGYGRNSEPIRGYLLTYVIAVGFILIAELNAIAPIISNFFLCSYALINFSCFHASITNSPGWRPSFRYYSKWAALFGAAVSVVIMFLLTWWAALIAFGIVIFLLGYVLYKKPDVNWGSSMQASSYNMALNYSVGLSEVDEHIKNYRPQCLVLTGPPNFRPALVDFVGTFTKNLSLMLCGNVLIGPRKQKMPESRLMADGHTKWLMKRKIKAFYTDVVAEDLRSGVQMLIQAAGLGKMRPNILVLGYKRNWRTASPESLEDYVGILHDAFDFKYGVCVMRMKEGLNVSRVLQAHVNPTFEAAEHPKNGTGSRAAPGTAADPTTLASEQQASTIFQSKQGKKTIDIYWLFDDGGLTLLIPYLLGRKKRWGKCKIRVFVGGQINRMDEERKAIVSLLSKFRLGFHEVHILPDINQKPRPEHIKRFDELIAPFRLNDGFKDEATVNEMRQGCPWKISDEEVDKNRAKSLRQVRLNEILRDYSRDAALIAITPPIGRKGRCPSSLYMAWLETLSQDLRPPIILTRGNQENVLTFYCQ
- the SLC12A3 gene encoding solute carrier family 12 member 3 isoform X4, with the translated sequence MSVTVTTITGLSISAISTNGKVKSGGTYFLISRSLGPELGGSIGLIFAFANAVAVAMHTVGFAETVRDLLQEHNSLIVDPTNDIRIIGVITVTVLLGISLAGMEWEAKAQILFFLVILVSFINYLVGTVIPATAEKQAKGFFSYRADIFAQNFVPNWRGPEGSFFGLFSIFFPSATGILAGANISGDLKDPAVAIPKGTLMAIFWTTMSYLVLSATIGACVVRDASGSLNDSVAVGSPGCEGLACSFGWNFTACAQQQSCRYGLSNYYQSMSMVSGFGPLITAGIFGATLSSALACLVSAPKVFQCLCKDQLYPLIGFFGKGYGRNSEPIRGYLLTYVIAVGFILIAELNAIAPIISNFFLCSYALINFSCFHASITNSPGWRPSFRYYSKWAALFGAAVSVVIMFLLTWWAALIAFGIVIFLLGYVLYKKPDVNWGSSMQASSYNMALNYSVGLSEVDEHIKNYRPQCLVLTGPPNFRPALVDFVGTFTKNLSLMLCGNVLIGPRKQKMPESRLMADGHTKWLMKRKIKAFYTDVVAEDLRSGVQMLIQAAGLGKMRPNILVLGYKRNWRTASPESLEDYVGILHDAFDFKYGVCVMRMKEGLNVSRVLQAHVNPTFEAAEHPKNGTGSRAAPGTAADPTTLASEQQASTIFQSKQGKKTIDIYWLFDDGGLTLLIPYLLGRKKRWGKCKIRVFVGGQINRMDEERKAIVSLLSKFRLGFHEVHILPDINQKPRPEHIKRFDELIAPFRLNDGFKDEATVNEMRQGCPWKISDEEVDKNRAKSLRQVRLNEILRDYSRDAALIAITPPIGRKGRCPSSLYMAWLETLSQDLRPPIILTRGNQENVLTFYCQ